The Lichenihabitans psoromatis genomic interval TGCCTACAACCGCGACCTGGCTGATGATGTTGAGGAGGTTGGCGCTCGACCAGAAGCCCGGAGTGGTCAGGCCGAGCAGAAGCGAGACCACCACTAAAAACGCGATGGGAGCGGCCTCGGGCCGCTTGACGGCGCGATCGACCCAGGGCGCGGTCAATGCACCGACCCCGGATGAAGAGCCGGGTCCTCAGCCAGTTCGGCGACGATGCCCGCCGCGGCAGCCCCGATCGCATCGGGTGAGAAGTCTGGCCCCTGGAAGGCGCCGGTCAGGCGGCCCTGATGCATGACCAGAATGCGATCCGACATCGATAATATTTCGTTCATCTCCGACGACACCAACAGCACGGCTTTGCCAGCCGCCGCGAGGTTGTCGATTATGCGGTAGATCTCGGCCTTGGCGCCGACGTCGACCCCGCGCGTCGGCTCGTCGAGCAGGATGATATCTGGCTCCACCACCAGGGCTTTGGCGAGCAGCACCTTCTGCTGGTTGCCACCGGACAGCGACAGCACCGGGGCTTTGAGGCTGCTGCTCCGGATCGCGAACAACGCGCGGAAGCGCTCTGCAATCTCCCGCTCCCGCCGGCGCGACACGAACCCCAACCGAGAGATCCGGTCGAGGCCACTGAAGGCGATGTTCCAATCGATTGGGTAGTCGAGAACCAGTCCCTGCGAACGCCGCTCCTCAGGCACGTAGATGATGCCGCGCGCAATAGCGGTGCTCGCATTTGGGATGGGGATCGGACGCCCCTCTATGAGGATGCTGCCATGGGTGGCGGGTGCGATGCCGAAGATGGCTTGCGCCACCTCCGATCTGCCCGCACCGATCAACCCGGAAAGGCCGACAATCTCGCCCCGCCGAAGCGTGAACGAGATGTCTTTGAACGCGCCGGTGCGCCCGAGCCCACGCACCTCCAGCAGCGCCTCGCCGGGCGAGTGCGGCGTGCGGTGGAACAATTTGCTGAGCGGGCGGCCAACCATCATCTGGATTAGCCGCGACATGTCGAGATCGCGGGTGCAGCAAGTGTGTATCTGCTCGCCATCCCGCATCACTGTAATCCGGTCGGAAATCTGGAACACTTCGTCCAGCCGGTGCGAGATGTACACAATTGCAACACCGCGGCGGGTTAGTTCGCCCACGATGCCGAACAGGCGCTGAGCCTCCCTCTCGGTGAGGGCGGCGGTCGGCTCGTCCAGGATCACGACCTTGGCATCGTGCATCAGGGCGCGCGCGATCTCCACCATCTGGGCATTGGCGCCCGACAGGGAGCGCACTGCCGCGTCGAGGTCGAAGCTGACGTTGAGCCGCCCAAACGCCGCTGCCGCCTGCCGGCGCATCGCGGCCCAGTCGAAGGTGCCGAGGCGCGTGCGCGGGCGAACCCGCCCCACGAACAGATTCTCGACGACCGATAGGTCAGGGAATAGGTCGAGTTCTTGCGGCACCATGGCGATGCCCGCGGCTTCGGCTATGCGTGGCGAGGTCAAAGAGACGATGCTGCCTGCGACCTCCACATGCCCCTCGTCGGGCAAGTGGATACCGTGCAGCATCTTCATCAGCGTGCTTTTGCCAGCTCCGTTCTCGCCCATGACCGCGTGGACCTCGCCGGCCCGGATCTCTAGGTCGACGCTCCGGCACGCCCAGATGCCGCCAAACCGTTTGCCCGCACCCGCCAGACGGCAAGCGATCGGGACGGCCGTCTCCGCCGAAGGCGCAGCGCTGCGGTCCTGGTCGATGCTTGGCGTCATCATTTCTCCCCTCTAGCGGCTGCCGTCTGACGCGGACCGTTGGGCGCTAATAAGCGGAAGCCAGATCAAATTGTCAAACAATCTTATTTGACATTTTTGCGCGTCGATCTTAGTGATTTCGCCATTGGGAGATGTCAATGCGCACCGAGACGCTCAAAACGATTAGTGGTTCGGAACACCGCGGGATTAGAACGACGTGGCTGCATAGCGCCTCGACGTTATCCGGGGAGATGATTGCGCGGGTCGGCTGGGACTGCCTTGTGGCAGACATGCAGCACAGCATGACCGGGTTCGACGAGATGGTCCGGCTGCTCCAGGTAACGACCAACCTCGGGGCGATAGTCCTGGTACGTCCCCCGGCGCTCGACCCCGCACTGATCGGGCGACTGCTCGATGCCGGAGCCAGCGGCATCATTTGCCCGATGGTGAGTTCGGTAGCAGAGGCACAACTGCTGGTCGCGGCCTGCCGCTACCCCCCGGTCGGTAACCGTAGCATCGGGCCCATCCGGGCGCGATTGCTGTTCGGCGACGATTATGTCGCCAAGGCTAACAGCGGAGTGCTGGCCATCGCCATGATCGAAACGCCCGGGGGCCTCGAGCAGCTCGATGCCATCGCGCGGGTGCCCGGACTTGACGGCCTGTTCGCCGGACCGAGCGACATCGCATCGAGCCTCGGCCGGCCGCCGAGGATGGACACTGACGACGCCGTCGTGGTCGAGGCCCTTGGCCACATTGCCAAGAGCGCCGTCGCGGCCGGCATCATGGCGGGACTTGCCTGCGAGACCTCGGCCTATGCCAAGCAAATGCACGCGGTCGGCTACCGCCTCTTCGTGACGGGGTCGGACCTGCGCATCATGACCGTAGCGTCCAAAAGCTTGCTGGCCGAGTTCGGCCCATGAGGCCCGGGCTGGAGTCCTCCTTATCGAGCTCCGGCCAGGAGATCTTCGATGCGCTGCGTGACGACATCGTGTTCGGGCGGCTCAACCCGCGCGAGCGACTGGTAGAAGCCGATCTCGTGTCGCGGTTCGGCTCGCACCGGGCGGCGGTCCGCGAAGCGCTCGCGGCGCTGGAACATGCCGGGCTTGTGGACCGGCAGCGTAACAAAGGCGCCTCGGTGCTCGACCTCAAGCCCGAGCGCGTCGAGCAGCTTTACGCCGTCCGCATACTGCTGGAGACGACCGCGGTCGAAGCCATACCGTTGCCCCTCGACTCGGCCGCACTGGACATGCTCGTCGCCATTCAGCGGGAGCACCAGGAGGCCGTTGCCAGCAACGATCTGCGGCGCATCTTCAACCATAACAACAGGTTCCACGGCACGCTCTACACGCAGTCCGGCAATCTCGTCCTGGTCGAGATGATTGAGCAATGCGCTACACGTGCCCTGACGGTACGCTTCCATCCCTACATGGACCGAGGCTTCCTGGAGCGTGTCTGCAGCGACCATTGGGAGATGATCGACGCTTGCCGCCGCTGCGACCGCGCCGGTCTGGTCGCCCTGGTGCGGGACCATCTACCCCTAGCCAAAAATCGCTACCTCGATACCTACGACCAGCTCCTAGTGCAGGGCGGCGTTCTCGCGCTGCATCCCTGACGGCGTTACGACACCGCGACAACAACAATTACCACACGATCGGGAGGATCAATTGAGCAAGCTCTTTGACGCGGCCTGGAATATCGAATTCGTGGGCCGCACCAACCAGGCCGGCCGCGCCGACGGCATCCAGTGCATGATCCACAAGGGTTACGCTTTCGTCAGCCACGTCTTCAGCGGCGGCGTCAGCGTCATTGACGTGCGGGATCCGCGCAACCCTGTGCCGGTCAACTTCCTGCCGACGCACAAGCGATCGTGGTCTGTCCATATCCAGACAGCGAACGACATCCTGCTCGTGGTGGAAGAGTTCAACTTCTATTCGGTCTACGTGAGGGAGACCGAATATTACGGTCATTCGATCGAGGGCGTGCACTCGAGCAAGTTTGGGACCCGCGGCGAGGATTATACGGCCGGCATGCGGGTCTACGACATCTCCGACCCCGTTCATCCGCGCCCGATCGGCTTCATGGAGGTTGAAGGGCTGGGTTTGCATCGTATCTGGTGGGTGGGCGACCGCTACGCCTATGCGTCCGCCCTGTTGGACGGCTACACCGACCACGTGTTCATCGTGATCGACATGCAGGATCCTGCGCATCCGCGCGAGGTCGGACGCTGGGCGCTGCCTGGCATGTGGGCCGCGGACGGCGAGACTTTGACCATGCCGGGGCGCGTTGCGTTGCACCACGCCGTGATCGCGGGCGACACCGCCTATGCGTCTTGGCGGGACGGCGGCCTGACCCTCCTCGACATCTCGGACAAGACCGCGCCGAAGCTGATCTCCCACACCAACTGGTCGCCCCCGTTCGCGGGCGGCACCCACAGCGCCCTGCCGTTGGTCGACCGGGGCCTCTGCATTGTAGCCGATGAGGCGGTGCTCGACATCGACCAGGAGCCTATGAAATACACCTGGGTGGTGGACATCCGAGCGCCGCAGAACCCGGTCACGATCGCGACTTTCCCGACTCCGTCCGACCAGGACTACGTGGCCAAAGGCGGCCATTTCGGTCCGCACAACCTCCATGAGAACCGGCCCGGCGCCTTCCAAAGCTCCGACTTTGTGTTCGCGACCTATCAGAATGCGGGGGTGCGCGTGTTCGACATCCGCAACCAGTTCCAACCGCTTGAAATCGGCTTTTTTGTCCCGAGCGAGCCCGAGCAGTGGCTGGATACGCGACCCGATCGGCACCGCGTCATTCACACCTGCGACGTCAACGTGCAGCCAGACGGGCTTATTTACATCACGGACTACAACGCGGGCCTATACATTTTGCAATGGAAGGGAGCCTGAGACGGCGATGTTGCTGAAGTCCGTCAATGACCTAAAGTCATAAGCGGTTCAGTTTGCGATTATTGGGTCTGACCAGTCCGACCGCCCGGAGGCTAATCCAAGGCGCGGGCGTCGAGACGCATGAATCGTGTTGGAGGCCAAACTCCGCGTTCATGGTGATCCGCACGATGAGACGCTTCTGTTTCGACCAAAAGTCCGCGTCGGTTTAATTGTCATTTAAAAGCAGATTGATGCCGTCCGTCTACTTCTGACTTATTCAATTGAAAAACTGCGCATCAAGGGCGGAGCAGGCCAGCGATGGCTTGCGGTCACGGACAATTGCAAATGGATACCGCCGCCTCATGCGGGTTTCAGGTCTGGCATCGGGATCAGCTTGGCCATCTATCGGAGGTTCTGAGCGGCGGCAGCAAGGTGCAACTCGTTGCGGGCTCCGTTTGGACCTCGGAGGCGCATCCGGTCGAGCTTCTGGACGCGCTTGAAAGGCCGTCCTATCGTGCAGTAGAATGGCGCCAACTTCCGCCGCACATAGGACCAGGTCGACAAAGCGGTCGATGGAGCGAAGAATATGGCCTGCCGGCACGTGCCTTTCGAGTGAGAACTCGTCGAAGAGCGCTGCTTGATCGACTTGCCGCGGTCCCATCATCAGCTTCGCCTCCCGTCCGTCTGCAGGATTGACTCAGCCCCGGTACTTCAATTCGAGGCCAGACTCTTTGCAACGGAATATGCCCGGAGCAGACATAGTCCGACCTATCTACGCGCTCCCGGTCGCGTTCCAACTGGCCCCGGATAGACGGCGTTTCCTTGGTCGGCGACGCGGCCCATCTCATGCCGCCGTTCGCTGGCGAGGGTTTCAGTATTGCCATATACGACGGCTCCGAACTTGTCCGATCGATTGCCGTCAGCGTCTGCTTGGCCGGCAGATTTGACTGCGACGATCCAGATGATTTCGGGCTTTTCGGATGCGGGGTATCTCAAGCTTCGTCGCCCCCATCCGCGATCATGTTTTTTTTTGGGCAGACGGTTTTCGAGCGTCAGAACGGCCACGCACTCCTTTAAGGCGCCGGCCTCACGGCGCAGATTCTTGACCTGGTCGGTGGTGGTGGCCCGGGTCGTGTCACCGGCCAGACGCCATTTTCCGGTTTCCATGAACTCCTTCGACCAAGTGTAATAGAGGCTTTGGGGGATGCCTTCCCTGCGGCACAGCTCGTCGATGCTGTCCTCGCCACGCAGGCCGTCGAGCACGATCCGAATTCGGTCTTCGGCGGAAAGATGCCGGCGGGTCGCTAGGCGGGTGTTTTTTACCACCCGCTCGGCGAAGGGCTTGGTGGGCAATTTCGGCGTGGAGCATTTGGCTCTCATCTTCGTTCTGTCGTCGCTACGACGAGACCCAAATCCGCCTCGAATTACAACCTTGATTCTGGGCCATAGGTGCTGACTGCAGACAATCACGCAGAAGTTGAGCCCCACGCTGGTCCCGCGAGACTTGAGGTCGGTCGGCCCTTAGCGTGGTTCTTGACCCAGTCTGGGCAAGATTGCGATAACGGTCCGCTTCGCTACGGGCAAAGTCGAGCGAAGCTTGCGTCGTGCCGACGCCGCCGGACCAATCCGATGTGCAGCGACAACAACCCCGAGCTGCTCGACTTCTCGAACGTGACCAAGCGTCTTTAATCGTGGGTTGCAAGATTCTTAAAGATCGAGTCCTTGCGGCAGGATTACGATGTCTCGGATTACGACGTTTCGCGGTCGCGTCACCATAAAAAGAACTGCCGCCGCAACCTCCTTAGGTTCCATCAGGCTCCCTGAAGCCAGGGCGTCGTCGAGCTTTGCTTGCGGCCAATCCTTCAGGAGTGCCGTAACGACAGGCCCGGGGGCAACCTCCCCCACCCTGATCCCGTGCTTGTTAACTTGTCGCCGCAGCGTGTGAACGAAGGCCTGGATGGCGTGTTTCGACGCAGTGTAAACAGGCTCCCAGACGACCGGCACGAAGCCTGCGACCGAGCTCGTCACGATGATATCACCCGTTTTACGCTCGACCATGTGCGGTAGAACCGCATGAATGCAACGAAACGTGGCGTTGATGTTCAGGTTTAGCATGCGGTCCCACGCGTCAGGATCGCCATCGATGACCTCCCCGCCTACATATGATCCGGCGTTGGCGTGGAAGATATCGAGCGAGCCGGTCTGCTTCAACAATGCAGACATCATCCCCGATACGCTTTGAGGATTCGTTAGGTCAATCACCAACGGGATAGCGTCTGGGCCGAGCGACGCGCAAACCTCCTTGAGCGTATTTTCTGCACGGTCAATGAGGACAACGCGGGCGCCTGCCGCGTGGAAGGCCCGCGCGCATTCCAAGCCGATCCCGGATGCGGCACCTGTCACTGCCGCGACCTTCCCCGATAAGTTCTGATCCATCAAAGCATCCTTTCAGTATTTTTGAGATTTTTGATCATGGTTTTGAGGGGCTTTTGTGTCCGATGATCATCGCCGTGAAGGTTGAACCCAGTGTTTGCGACCACAAGATAGCCCCGTACAATTGAATCTACCGATCACGCTGCCGATGCAGCCATGGCGGCATTCATCGTGTGGGTGTTGCGAAACTTGGAGGGCGTGGTCTGCTTCAGCAGAAGAAACTGGCGATTGAAGTTCGAGACGTTGTTGAAGCCGGTTTCGTAACAGATCTCCGTTACGTTTTTGCGCCCCTGAACCAGCAGCTGGCACGCAAAGTCGATGCGAAGCAAGTTGATGTAGGGCACGAAAGTCATTCCAGTATGTTTCCTGAACGTGCGGGAAAACGCGCTCGGACTAAGGCCGCTGAGTTTCGCGAGTTCGCTCTCATGCAGTTCTGCAGTAAAGTTCCTGCGAATATGACCCAGCACATGGTTCATCGCACCTGACATATACTTCATTGGCTCGGACTGAAACTCCCCGCTGGCAAGCGGCACCCTGGTCCGGATCTGCCCCAGAATGTTGAGCAGTGTCACGAACAGCGCGATGCGGCGGGCCCCGATGGCGTGAAGCAGTTCGGTGAGGATCGGCGTCACCAGCGCGGCCGTGGCAGGCGGAAAGCCGATGCCATGCGTCGACTCGTCCAGCAAACCGGCGACGAAATCGAGCTCGGGAAACAGGGCGAGACATCCTTGGATGAACTCTTGCGTAAACTGCAGCACAAGGCAGCGCTCGGGGATAACTTCATCGGGGGCGACATTGCTGACCCAGTTGTGCGGCAAGTTCGGGCCAGTCATCACGAGGTTGCCCGGCTCGAAC includes:
- a CDS encoding sugar ABC transporter ATP-binding protein, with the protein product MMTPSIDQDRSAAPSAETAVPIACRLAGAGKRFGGIWACRSVDLEIRAGEVHAVMGENGAGKSTLMKMLHGIHLPDEGHVEVAGSIVSLTSPRIAEAAGIAMVPQELDLFPDLSVVENLFVGRVRPRTRLGTFDWAAMRRQAAAAFGRLNVSFDLDAAVRSLSGANAQMVEIARALMHDAKVVILDEPTAALTEREAQRLFGIVGELTRRGVAIVYISHRLDEVFQISDRITVMRDGEQIHTCCTRDLDMSRLIQMMVGRPLSKLFHRTPHSPGEALLEVRGLGRTGAFKDISFTLRRGEIVGLSGLIGAGRSEVAQAIFGIAPATHGSILIEGRPIPIPNASTAIARGIIYVPEERRSQGLVLDYPIDWNIAFSGLDRISRLGFVSRRREREIAERFRALFAIRSSSLKAPVLSLSGGNQQKVLLAKALVVEPDIILLDEPTRGVDVGAKAEIYRIIDNLAAAGKAVLLVSSEMNEILSMSDRILVMHQGRLTGAFQGPDFSPDAIGAAAAGIVAELAEDPALHPGSVH
- a CDS encoding HpcH/HpaI aldolase family protein, whose amino-acid sequence is MRTETLKTISGSEHRGIRTTWLHSASTLSGEMIARVGWDCLVADMQHSMTGFDEMVRLLQVTTNLGAIVLVRPPALDPALIGRLLDAGASGIICPMVSSVAEAQLLVAACRYPPVGNRSIGPIRARLLFGDDYVAKANSGVLAIAMIETPGGLEQLDAIARVPGLDGLFAGPSDIASSLGRPPRMDTDDAVVVEALGHIAKSAVAAGIMAGLACETSAYAKQMHAVGYRLFVTGSDLRIMTVASKSLLAEFGP
- a CDS encoding GntR family transcriptional regulator; its protein translation is MRPGLESSLSSSGQEIFDALRDDIVFGRLNPRERLVEADLVSRFGSHRAAVREALAALEHAGLVDRQRNKGASVLDLKPERVEQLYAVRILLETTAVEAIPLPLDSAALDMLVAIQREHQEAVASNDLRRIFNHNNRFHGTLYTQSGNLVLVEMIEQCATRALTVRFHPYMDRGFLERVCSDHWEMIDACRRCDRAGLVALVRDHLPLAKNRYLDTYDQLLVQGGVLALHP
- a CDS encoding LVIVD repeat-containing protein, with product MSKLFDAAWNIEFVGRTNQAGRADGIQCMIHKGYAFVSHVFSGGVSVIDVRDPRNPVPVNFLPTHKRSWSVHIQTANDILLVVEEFNFYSVYVRETEYYGHSIEGVHSSKFGTRGEDYTAGMRVYDISDPVHPRPIGFMEVEGLGLHRIWWVGDRYAYASALLDGYTDHVFIVIDMQDPAHPREVGRWALPGMWAADGETLTMPGRVALHHAVIAGDTAYASWRDGGLTLLDISDKTAPKLISHTNWSPPFAGGTHSALPLVDRGLCIVADEAVLDIDQEPMKYTWVVDIRAPQNPVTIATFPTPSDQDYVAKGGHFGPHNLHENRPGAFQSSDFVFATYQNAGVRVFDIRNQFQPLEIGFFVPSEPEQWLDTRPDRHRVIHTCDVNVQPDGLIYITDYNAGLYILQWKGA
- a CDS encoding SDR family oxidoreductase — encoded protein: MDQNLSGKVAAVTGAASGIGLECARAFHAAGARVVLIDRAENTLKEVCASLGPDAIPLVIDLTNPQSVSGMMSALLKQTGSLDIFHANAGSYVGGEVIDGDPDAWDRMLNLNINATFRCIHAVLPHMVERKTGDIIVTSSVAGFVPVVWEPVYTASKHAIQAFVHTLRRQVNKHGIRVGEVAPGPVVTALLKDWPQAKLDDALASGSLMEPKEVAAAVLFMVTRPRNVVIRDIVILPQGLDL
- a CDS encoding AraC family transcriptional regulator — its product is MQQPDLELVQVRRNESFKVWAHGYPYKTVRWHFHPEYELHLVTATTGTFRVGDYVGAFEPGNLVMTGPNLPHNWVSNVAPDEVIPERCLVLQFTQEFIQGCLALFPELDFVAGLLDESTHGIGFPPATAALVTPILTELLHAIGARRIALFVTLLNILGQIRTRVPLASGEFQSEPMKYMSGAMNHVLGHIRRNFTAELHESELAKLSGLSPSAFSRTFRKHTGMTFVPYINLLRIDFACQLLVQGRKNVTEICYETGFNNVSNFNRQFLLLKQTTPSKFRNTHTMNAAMAASAA